From Longimicrobiaceae bacterium:
GTGAGGTCGATGGTGAACTGATCGAGGTTGGGGGTCTGTCCCGAGCCACGTACCGCGCCCTCGCCGGCGGAACTCGGCGCCGCGGCGCCGGTCGCCCGCGACTCCTCGACAGATTCGGCGACGGTGGTGGCGAACTGCCGCTGGAGGTCCTCGGCGCGGATCTTTTCGAACTCCCGGCTGATCCCGCGGACCATGCGCGCCAACTCCTCGTTGGCGACGAGCGCCAGGATCGTGTGCCCGCTGCGGATCTGCGATGCCCCGAAATCCAGCGAGCCCAGCGTCCACGCATCGCTCAGCATCTTCACCAGGCTGGGGCTGAGGGAAGGAGTGCGCGCGTTGCCCGAACGCAGGCGATCGACGCTGGCGGTGAGGTCGGCAGCCAGGCGAGAGCGGTTCACCTCGTAATGGCGGAGGATCGCGGCGAGGTCGGCGTCCGGGACGTCGAGCAGCTTGAGCAGGTAGTGCTCTACCTCCACGTCGTAGTTCGTCCGGGACAGGCAGAGACCCGCGGCTGCCTCGACGGCGTTGCGGGTGGTGTCGTTCAGCCGTCCGATCAGCGATCGCAGGTTCACGTTCATCGATGTCTCTCCGCTAAAGCTTGAGGATTGTGTCGTCCGCGTCGCGAGAGAACTCCGCCGACCGGATCCAGGTCGCCCACCCGAGTGGCTGGCGATGCGTGTCGTCACCCAGGACGACGCCGGGAACCTCCTGCGCCGCGAGCACGAGCTGGAGCTCGAATTCGTACTCGTCGCGGCCGTAGAAGCGGGTCAGCTCGCGCAGCCGCGCGTAGGCATCACCAGTGGGGAGAAAGCGCTCGTACTGATCGAACGGGAGTGGTCCGATACGGATGCGGACGCGACTCTGTGGATCCCAGATCTCGTCCCCGACTACCGCGCCTCGCCCCAGGCAGGAAGAGGGGCCGGTTCCGTCCTCGGAGAGGGCACAGAGATCGTGCTCCGGCAGCGGGTACCATCCTCCCTCGAACTGACTCACCTGGACGGGCACGCCGAAATAGTCCTCGAGGAGCTGCTCCAGCGCCACGGCGCTTCGCTGCGGCGCGGCGAGCAGACCAGCATAGAAAACGAGCGCCTCCTCCTCGAAGGGCAGGCCTTCGCGGGTCGCCGGAAGCCCCATCCCCACCAGGTCCAGCAAATGCTCTCGAAGGGCATCGCCCTCCTTCCCCACCTCCACCGCCACCCGGTATTTCTTCCACGCCCGGTAGAAGAGGGAGAGGATCCGGTGGTGGAACAGATCCAGGAAGTCGCCGAGGGGCGACTCCCGGATCCTGCCTCGCTCGATGGTGAGCTCGGTGTAGTGATGAGGCAGAACTCCCTGAGGCCCGATCAGCCCCAAAAAGTTCACCCGCATCGACGCAGGTCCTGAGTCGTCCCAATCGAGCGAATGGATCTCGCCGGGAGGGAACGCGATGCTCCTATGGGCGCTGAAGCGCACCACCTCCCGGGACGGATCCACGAAGTGGCCGACCGGCTCCCGATCCGGCCTCAGCTCCTCCAGCAGGCGAACCGCCTGGAAGAACCCGAAGGCGCTGGGATCTTCCCGTAGCGCCTCCTCGAGCGCGCGCCGCGCTAGAGCAGCGTCTTCCATCCCGCTCGTGGCGCCCACTCCGCCAGCACACCGCGCCTCTGGCGGGACCTGGCGGTGACCGCACAGAAGCTGTTCATGGAGACGGCGAGGGCCAGGAAGTGGTGCAGCACTGAAGCCAGCAGGTAGACGCCTCCCCCCGCAAAGTGCTCCTCGTCGAAATCGATCTCCACCCGATGCCCCCGGGCGAAAGTGAGCCCGAACTCCCCTTCCACCCGCGCGTGGGTGGGCGCACTTCGCACGTCGACGATCCCCGAGATCTGCGCCTCACCCGCGGCGGTCTCGCCCACGTTGTGAAGCCTTAGAAGTTGCTTGAGCGGCTCCGGGCCGCCGGAGACCAGCGAAGTGTAGTTGAGCGAGAGCTGGGTGATCAGCTTCCACAGTTGAGCGGTTCCGAGCGCCGGCTGGAGTGCCTCGGTGGGCTTGACGAGCGCCACGATCCGGTGGATGGGACCGCCGCCCGGCAATTCGAAGTCTCCCGCCGGGTTTCCGAAGGGAAGGCGGCTAGGGAGGTTGCCATTGTGGCAAAGCAGTCGCGCGGTAACCGCGGTGGCGTTGGGCCGGGCGATGGCGCCGGTGCGGTCCACGAAGGAGAGGTACACGTCGGTGCCCTCGTCCGCGCGCCAATGCACCGGCTTCCGGCGCGCATGCCAGTAGCGCTCAGCCGTGCCGCGCCTCGCATGCCCCATGGAGTAGAAGGGCTCGAAGCGAATGGGAGAGGCACTGTCGGGCGTGGTCGCGACCACTTCTTCGATCGAATAGATCCCCGTGTTGCTTCGCCGTTTCAAGTCCGGGACGAGGAGGTATTCCTCGCGAGTATGATCCAGCAGAATGGGCTCCGAGACCTGCGGGAAGAGGTTGACGATCGGAGCGCAGTTCAGGCGGATCGTGTCGGCCGCAACGCCCGCCTCGAGCATCGCCCGGCGCTCACTTCGTTCGAAGCTGGAGATCAGGAAGACCACTTCGATCCGCGAGCCGAAACCGGCGGCGCGCACCCGCTCGAAGCCGGTCAGATCGAGGAAGAGGAACTTGCCCGGGAAGGTGAAATACTCCTGCAGCAAGCGGTAGCCGACGAAGGTGCGGCCTTCCGACGGAAGCATCCCTTCGTTGCGTGCGAAGCCTACCGGCCGCAACGCGCTGGGTGGCAGGCTCACGACCGGAGCCGAGCTGTCCGGCGTGCGATCTCGAATGACGATCTCGAGGCAGTTGTTGCACAGCAGCTCGTACAGCGTGGTCGCCAGGTTTGGCTCGGCGCTGAGGTGCAGGCGTAGCTCGTCGATCTCCAGCTTGTCGAACCCGAAATCGGAGGGAGCGCGGAGATCCACCTTCAGCGCCGCCACCGCACCTCTGGTCGCCAGCGGCGGATCGAGCTGGTAGGGAACCGACCACCGCGCCGCTTCCACTTCCACGGGCCAGAGTCGGGTCGTGTAGCTGCAGCGAAAGCGGCAGGGAACGCCGCCGACCGGACGCGAGTGGAGAAGCGCGTCCGCGGGCACCTCCAGCCCGCGCGGGAGCTTGGCCTGTTCCTCGTCGAGCTGGAACTGCACCAGCGACATCGAGGGGGTCGGACGGACGTAATGTGGATAGACGACGTCCAGCAGCGCCTCACTGAACTGCGGCAGGTCGTCCTCCAGACGGAGCTGCACCCGCGCGGCAAGGAAAGCAAAGCCCTCCAGCAAGCGCTCAACGTGCGGATCATCGCACTTGGTCGGCTCGAGCAGCAGCCGGGACGCCACCTTCGGGTAGCGGCGGGCGAACTCGGCGCCGGTCCGCCTGAGGAAGCTCAGCTCCTCCTCGTAGCGGGCAAGCAGGGCGTCACGCACCGTCGCCTCCGTTCACGAAGATCTTTCCGGAGGCGGTTTCGAGCACCGTGTCGAAGACCACGCGCTCGGGGTTCGGCTCCATTCTCAGTAGGGCTTCGATCACGAAGCGGGCAAGGCGCGATCCCTTCTCCTCGGCCGGGTGTATCGTCACCCTCACGTCGGCGAGGCGGGGCTCGAAGAGACGGATGCACTCCTCTATGTCACGAGCCAGGGCCTGCAGGGCGTCGGGCGAGTCGGCGCTGCGTGAGCTGACGTCCGGCAGCCCGAAGTGATAGACGGACCGCTGGACCTCCCGGTACGCCTCGGGAGCCGGCTCCGAGATCCGGCGAGTGTTGAGAAGCCATTCGAGGTCGCGGACCAGCGACTGCTTCAGCGCCTCCACCGACCCGACCCAGGAAGAGCCCGCTTCCCAATCGGCGGGCTGGATCAGCCGGTCGATCACCGAGAGGCGAAGGGTGGGCTCCGGGCCGGTGCTCATTGCTCAGGTGATCCCCGTCCAATCTGCATACCCTGGATCGGATCGAGGCGGCAGACACGGACGAAGAGGTGCTGCACTGACGAGGTGTCGCCGTCGATATCCACATTGGCCCGGTAGAGGAGCCCCAGCGCTCGCGCCACGATCCCCGCCTCTTCCCAGGTCTCCAGGTTGTGCTCGGTGATCGTCTCGGAGAGCTCTTCCAGGATCGGCAGCGCCACCATTGGCTGCCCCGCCTCGACCAGGATGGACGCCGCCTCCATGCGCCGCAGGAATCGTCCGCGCTGGCTGCGCTCCTGCTCCGCCTCTCGCATCAAAAGGTCGACCGCGTCGTTGTGACGACCGGCCTTTGCCAGCTCCCGAGCGCGCGCAAGCGGATCGAACCGCGTGCGGCGCGGCGGAGGTGGAGGCCCGTCTTCCTCCGCGGGAGCGCTCTCCGGGAGCAATCCCTCAGCGCGCAGCCAGGCCCGCGTCTCCGCGTTGGCGGTGGGCGTGTCGTCGGCGAGGGTCAGCGAGGGGAGCTCGGGGATGTCGGCCAGAAGCTGGCCCAGCGCACCCCGGATCAACCGTCCCACGACGAGGTGGTCGTCGCCGAGGGCATCGGTGGCAGTGACCACGTAGCGCTGAAGGTCGAGCCAGCCGCGGCCGTACGGGGTGGCCATGACCTCCTCGGCCGCTTCCAGCAGCTCGGGCCATTGCTCCTCGAGGAGCAATGCCTTCAGCCGAGAGCGCAACTCGGTCGGGGGCGCGGCGAGGAGTGTCGGTTCCACCCCGTCCCCACCGGCGCGCAGCTCGCCCCAGCGGAGACCTCGCAGCATGAGGTAGGGGCCGGGATCGGCCGGATTCTCGCGGCGCAAAAGCCGCGCGGCCGCCGCAATGCTCGCTTCGGCGCCAGCGCGGCCGACGGGGGCCATGGCGGGAGAAGCGGCCAGGCTCGCGACCTGGCCAGCGGCAGCGTCGATCGTTCCGCCGCCTGTCGCTTCGGCGTCGAACAGCGGAGCCACCACAGCCTCGGTAACCACCTCCGGTTCGACAACCACCGGGTCGGGATCGGTTTCCAGCTTCCGGTCCAGCAGCTCGCTGGCCACCTGGCGGACCTCGCGCAACGCATCGGCGAGCGAGCTGTAGTTGGGCGCATCGACGCCGAATAGCTCGTCGCTCACGCGCTCCAGCTGAGCGAGCGATTCCGAGGCCTGGTCGATCCCCTGGATCAGCGTCCGGTACCACGTCTTGGGAGTCGCCGCAAAAGCCGCGTCGAACTCCTCGGCGGTGAGCCGGCCGGCCGCGATCGCCGCGTTACGGGCGTCGCGCGCCTCGTAGGTGGTGGCGTTTTCCTCGTAGCCCACCACACGCGAGTCGCGGTACGCCGCCATGTCGTAGCCCTCCTGAACCACCGGCATGGTGCGCACGGCGGGACCGAGGTACCCTCCGAGCCAGACGAGGGGAGCGGCCCGCATCTCCGCGTCGCCGTCCTCCAGCTCGGGGTGCAGGTGATCCCAGAAATTCTCCAGCAGCCCTCGAATGAGGTCCAGGCCGGCGGCGAACGACCCGAAGCCCTCCTGCTTCAGCAGAGCCTCCGCCAGCCACGCGGCTATCTGGAGGTCTTTTGACCGTTCCCGCAGGACCTGAGTCGCAAGTCGAATGACGAGGCCGTAGTCGGCGGTCTTCCGCTCGCGCTCCCACTCGCCGCTGGGGAGGTCCGCCTCCTCCGTCCTGGCGACTCGGATCTGATCGTAGACCGGATCGTAGCGCAGGTATTCGCCCCCGGGGTTCTCCCCCGGGATCGCTTCCAGCAACTCCGCGGCTTCCAACGGCATCGTTTCGGGGCTTTACGCTTCCGGGGAGTTGATCACGAGCTCGCGCACCTCGAGGATGGGAACGAGCTCATCGTCGACTCGGAGGAGCTTCTGGCCGATCGGAACGACGGTACCGTCCGGAAGCTCCTCCCAGTCGGTGACCCTGCCGAGGCGCACCTCCTCGTCGGAGCTGCGCCAGGCAAGGGGAGTGGTGGCGGGGACGAGGACTTCACCCAGCTCGGCGCGGGTGAAGGACTCGCCTGGTCTGACTACGGCGGGGATCCATAACAGATCGCGCAACCGCTGTGGGAGAGGCGCGGTCACGGAAGCGATCTGCGCGAAGGGAATCCAGGTGTACTGGCCCGCGGCGTAAACCTCCAACCGTGCCCCGATCCGCGGGTCGGCATCGGAGATCGAGGAGAAGGGCTCTCCGTTGAGAGTTCCGGACAGCCGCTCCGGCGCGGGAGAGCCCGAAGCGGCACGATTGTCCAGGAAGAGCTGCTGCCGCGTGCGTTCCGCGTGCAGGGCGCTGCGGTAGAGCAGCGCCCCCATTTCCGCCTCCCGACTGGTTTGCGCGATCAGGTCCAGTTGCTTCTCGGCGCGATCGAACTCGCCGGCGAAGCAGAGGAGCTCGAACAGGAAGGTCCGCTCGCGCACGAGCGTCGGATCCTGTCGAAGGTTTCCTCCCAGCACCTGGATGGCTTCGGAAAGCCTTCCCTGCTCGTAAAGCTGCTGCGCGTTCATAGCGAGAGGCAGAGTCCGAGATCACTCCGGAGCGTTCGCGGCGATGTCCCACGAAACCGACGGTGCCTTGGCCTGCGCACCCTTCGGCGCCTGTTCCTTATAGGTCATCTTCACCTTGGCGAAGTTCAGCGTGACGCTCTCCGTAAGCCGGTCCTCACCACCGCTGCCACCGGTCGAGTAGGACGTGACGAGCACGTCCGCCATGTGGATCGTGAGGTACTCGAGGGGCGTCTCGCCCGCCTTGCGTACGACCAGCGTCGCCTCGGGGAAGTGCTTGCCATTGCAGCAAGCGAGGAAAATCTCGGTGCTCGCCAGGTCGACGTACTTGGTGAAGGAGAGGTCCTGGACATTCACCTTGCCGGAGCCACCGCCGCCCCCTGTATGGAAGCTTCCCGCGTTGCTGGCTCCCCAGCTCCAAGCGAGAATGTCAATCTCGTCCTTATGAGTCTTGTCTTTGGACTCGCCCTGAATGTCGCCCAGCTTGAGGAACATGTCGACTGCCATGACCGTTTCTCCCGTGATGGAGTGAAGGGATGGAACTGCACGACAAGGAGTGATTGCGGGCGGGCGGCTGCCCCCCCGCAATCACTCCGAGGGGCGCTACGCCTGAGCCGGCGGCGGAAGGTCCGCGACGAGGCGCATCGATACGGACAGCTCGTCGAGTTGGAAGTGGGGCCGCAGGAAGGCGACGGCACGGTAGGCTCCCGGCTTGCCGGGAATCTCCATCACGTCCACACGGGCTTCCTTCAACGGCTTCTCCGCCTTGACGCTGAAGCTGGCGCTGTCGTTCGTGACCACGTAGTTGCCGATCCAGTTGTTCAGGAACTGCTCCATCTGGTCTCGCGAGCTGTAGCCGCCAATCTTGTCCCGCATCATCGCCTTGAGATAGTGGGCGAAGCGAGAGACGGCGAAGATGTAGGGGAGCTGCGCAGACACGCGGGCGTTTGCAGTCGCGGCAGGCTTGTCGTACACTTTCGGCTTCTGGCACGACTGGACGCTGAAAAACGCGGCCTTGTCGGTCCCCTTCTGGTGCACCAGCGGAATGAAGCCCAGATCCGCGAGCTCCTTCTCCCGACGGTCCGTGATCGGGGTCTCCGTCGGGCACTTCATGATCAGCTCACCTGAATCAGTGCGGAAGTTGTGGACGGGCAGCCCCTCCACCAATCCTCCGCTCTCCACGCCGCGAATGGTCGCACACCAGTTGTATTTCGCAAATGAGTTGGTGATACGCGCGGCGAGCGCCCAGACGGCGTTCCCCCACAGATACCGGTCGTGGTCGGTCCCGTCGACCTTCTCATCGTAATCGAAAGCCTCCACCGGTACCGTATCACGCCCGTACGGCTCGCGAAGGAGCATGCGGGGGGCGGTGAGCCCCACGTAGCGGCTGTCCTCGCTGTCCCGGAAGGTCTTCCAGCGGGCGTATTCGGTGGTATCGAATACCTTGGCGAGATCACGCGGGGCGTCGAGCTGGGTGAAGCTCTCGAGATTGAACATGCTCGGCGACGCGCCCGCGAGGAACGGCGCGTGCGCCGCCGCGGCGACCTGCGAGACCTTCTCGAGCAGCTCGATGTCCTGTCCCGACTTGCCGAACTCGTAGTTGCCGATGAGTGCCCCGAACGGAGCCCCACCGAACACTCCGAATTCCTCCTCGTAGACCTTCTTGAAGAGAGCGCTCTGGTCGAACTCGGGGGCGCGCTGCAGGTCGCGCAGCAGCTCCTTCTTGGAGGCGTTGAACACCTTGATCTTCAGCATCGTGCTCGTTTCCGTGTTGTCGAGCAGATACTTCAGCCCCCGCCAGGCCGCCTCCAGCTGCTGGAATTCGGGGTGGTGCATGATCTCATTGAGCTGGATCGAGACGAGGTGATCCAGCTGCGCAATGCGGGCGTTGATCATCGCTTCCGTGTCGGGAGCGATGCGGATCTCGCCCTTCAGCACCTCGTCGACGAAGCTCTTGATCAGATTCCTGCCGCGCTCGCGAGCGGCGGGCTCCGTGCCGAAGCGCCCCTGCTCGACGATCTGATCGAGCAGGCTCAGCTCTGTGGTCTCGGTCGCCTGCTGCAGCTCAGCTTCACTCTTCGCCATCGGTCCCTCCCTCCGGGGTAATCTCCGCCTTCAGCTTCGCGAGATCCTCCTCGCTGGCCAGGGTCGCCTGCAGAATCTCCTCGAGCTTCTCGTTCCCCTGGAGACTGCCGCGCAGATCCGCCAGCTGCTGTCGCAGCTCGAGAAGCTTACGCAGCGGCTCCACCTGCTGTGCGACCCGCTCCGGCGAGAAGTCGTCGAGACTCTCAAAGCGCAGATCGACCGCGAGCTTGCCAGCGTCGGCGTCCTCGGAAAGCAGATTGTCAACGGTGAGGGAGAGGTGGGGACGCATGCTCTTCAGCACGTCGTCGAAATTGTCCGGCGTTACCTCGACGAACTTGCGCTCCTTGAGCTTGGCGAGGGGTTCTTCCGGATGCCCGGTGAAATCGCCGAGGACGCCCATGACGAAGGGAAGCTCCTTCATCTCGATGGCACCGCCGGTCTCTACCTCGTACTTGATGTGCACCCGAGGAGCGCGGACTCGCTCGAGTTTCGCGTTTACGCTCTCGGCCATTCACAGACTCCTGTCTGGAGGGTGATCGTTTGGCGGGTTGAACGAGGTGTAAAACTGGTCGGATTCGAGGTCGAGACGGGATGGCGGGCGGTCAGCTACTTGGAGATACGTGGTGACGCAGGTGGGGCTTGGCGTCACGCGCCGGCATCCCGAACCCCGAAGGGCCAGGGTGGTACAGGTTAGGGAGCTGCGCACAGAATGTCAAGAAATCGCTGTCGGGATACCCTTGCCGCGCGGGGGCCGGCGGCCCAAGGTTTAGGGTTGTCCCACAGCGGGGCGACCGCGCCACGCGCCGCCCGGCCCACTTGCCTCATCGTTTGATCCCGACATTCCGGAGCTGCCCATGCGGCCATTGCAGAAGGTGCTGTGGACGAAGGGAGTCCTTCTCAACCCGCAGCACCTGCAGCTTCAGGACGGCTACCTCGAGGCCCTGGTCGCCTTCCAGCTCGGCGTGCTTCGGCACGCTCCCTGGGGGTTCACGCGCCTGGAGATCGATCAGGAATCGCTGGCTGCAGGGTCGCTCGCCATCCGCTCGGCTTCGGGCCTCTTCCCGGACGGGCTGCCCTTCCTCATCCCCGAGTCCGACCAGCCGCCTCCGCCCAAGCCGTTCCAGGATCATTGGCGGCCCGACCAGCAGAGCATGCAGCTGTACCTGGCCGTCCCCGAGTTGCGGGAGGGCGCGCAGAACGTCGCCATGCGTTCGGAGGGACAGGGCACACGCTTCGTGGCGGAGGCCGTGTTGCGCAGGGACGAGAATACCGGCCTGGCAGAGAAGCCGCTCCAGCTCGCTCGCCGGAACCTGCAGCTGCTGGCGGAAGGGGAAGCATTGGAAGGCTTTTCGCTGCTGCCGGTGGCGAGAGTGATCCGCTCCGAGGCAGGCACGCCGCAGCTCGACCCGCACTACGTGCCGCCGGTTCTCGACGTTGCGGCCAGCGGCTACCTGGTAACGCTGGCGCGGCGACTGTTGGAGATTCTCTCCGCCCGCAGCAGCACGCTGGCGGGAACCCGTCGGCAGCGGAACCGCGGCCTGGCCGATTTTGGCTCGTCCGACGTCGCCAACTTCTGGCTGCTCTACACCATCAATCGCCACCTGCCGGTCGTGCGTCACCTCTCCGAGAGTCGCCGCACGCACCCGGAGTCCCTCTTTCGCGAGCTGCTCGCCCTGGGCGGAGCGCTGACCACCTTTTCGCAACGCTATCATCCGCGCGACCTTCCCGGATACGATCACGACGACCTGGGCGGGTGCTTCGGGCGACTCGACGCAATCATCCGGGAGCTGCTCGAGACGGTGGTGCCGATCCACCACGTGGTGATTCCGCTGCGCTCCACTGGAACCCATGTCTACGCGGCCGCACTCGACGAGGAGCGGCTCTTCGCGGGCACCCAGCTCTTCCTAGGGATTCGCTGCGAAGCCTCTGCGGAGGAGGTGGCGCGCCGCGCCCCGCAGCTGGTGAAGCTGAGCTCGGGAGACCAGATCGAGCGGCTGATCCGCCACGCCCTCCCGGGTCTCCCCATGCGATACCTGGCGACGCCCCCGGGAAGCGTGCCGATCAAGCTCGACTACCAGTATTTCCAGCTCGAGCGCACCGGGAGCGACTGGGACGCGATCCGCACGGCGCGCAATCTGGCCGCGTACGTTCCGGCGGACTTCCCGGAGGCACAGCTGGAGCTGGTCGTCCTGCTGCCTTCCGGCTGAGCGCGGCTCAGCCGGAAGGCGCGGCAGTGGGGGCCTCCGCCGCCGGCAGGGAGTCGGGTAGCGTCTCCCCCGTATTCGGGGCGAGGGCGGTGCGGAGCACGAGGTAGAGTACGAGCGCAATCGCCAGGATCGCGACGAGCACCAGGCCGACGATGATCCCCGGATGCGTTCCCTTGCGAGATGAATCCGGGGCGAGAGCGGCCCCCGCTGCCGGTTGTGTCGGAGGCGCCGGGGGCGGAGAGCTGACAGGCGGGGGTGCCACCGGCGGCACAGGCGTCTGCGCCGAGATGATGCGGGTATATTCGCCCGCTGGCGGAGGCGGCGGTGGGGCGGGCGGCGCCATCTCGGCAGGGAGCGGCGGCAGCTCGGGATCGACCGGGTGGCGTGGCGGGGCCGCGCTCTGCGCCGACGGAGCGGGCGATGGCGGTGGCGGCGGGGGAGGAGGCGCACTGCCGTGGAGGCGCTCGCGGTAGCTGTCGTCGCCCAGGGGCGAAGGCGGCCAGGCCGGTGGCTGAGCGGCACCTCCCGCGGGGTGGGTCAGCGGGGGGTGCGCGGGTGGCGCGGGGGGCGTGGGTGTTCCGCTCAGCTTCTGGAACATGCGGGTGAACTCCCCCTGCCCCGAGGGCGCCTGCGACGCCGCGCCCGGATGCGGGGACGACGCCGGGGGCGCCGGCGGAGGGGTGGTCGGCGGTC
This genomic window contains:
- the tssK gene encoding type VI secretion system baseplate subunit TssK is translated as MRPLQKVLWTKGVLLNPQHLQLQDGYLEALVAFQLGVLRHAPWGFTRLEIDQESLAAGSLAIRSASGLFPDGLPFLIPESDQPPPPKPFQDHWRPDQQSMQLYLAVPELREGAQNVAMRSEGQGTRFVAEAVLRRDENTGLAEKPLQLARRNLQLLAEGEALEGFSLLPVARVIRSEAGTPQLDPHYVPPVLDVAASGYLVTLARRLLEILSARSSTLAGTRRQRNRGLADFGSSDVANFWLLYTINRHLPVVRHLSESRRTHPESLFRELLALGGALTTFSQRYHPRDLPGYDHDDLGGCFGRLDAIIRELLETVVPIHHVVIPLRSTGTHVYAAALDEERLFAGTQLFLGIRCEASAEEVARRAPQLVKLSSGDQIERLIRHALPGLPMRYLATPPGSVPIKLDYQYFQLERTGSDWDAIRTARNLAAYVPADFPEAQLELVVLLPSG
- a CDS encoding type VI secretion system accessory protein TagJ, whose product is MNAQQLYEQGRLSEAIQVLGGNLRQDPTLVRERTFLFELLCFAGEFDRAEKQLDLIAQTSREAEMGALLYRSALHAERTRQQLFLDNRAASGSPAPERLSGTLNGEPFSSISDADPRIGARLEVYAAGQYTWIPFAQIASVTAPLPQRLRDLLWIPAVVRPGESFTRAELGEVLVPATTPLAWRSSDEEVRLGRVTDWEELPDGTVVPIGQKLLRVDDELVPILEVRELVINSPEA
- the tssF gene encoding type VI secretion system baseplate subunit TssF, with translation MRDALLARYEEELSFLRRTGAEFARRYPKVASRLLLEPTKCDDPHVERLLEGFAFLAARVQLRLEDDLPQFSEALLDVVYPHYVRPTPSMSLVQFQLDEEQAKLPRGLEVPADALLHSRPVGGVPCRFRCSYTTRLWPVEVEAARWSVPYQLDPPLATRGAVAALKVDLRAPSDFGFDKLEIDELRLHLSAEPNLATTLYELLCNNCLEIVIRDRTPDSSAPVVSLPPSALRPVGFARNEGMLPSEGRTFVGYRLLQEYFTFPGKFLFLDLTGFERVRAAGFGSRIEVVFLISSFERSERRAMLEAGVAADTIRLNCAPIVNLFPQVSEPILLDHTREEYLLVPDLKRRSNTGIYSIEEVVATTPDSASPIRFEPFYSMGHARRGTAERYWHARRKPVHWRADEGTDVYLSFVDRTGAIARPNATAVTARLLCHNGNLPSRLPFGNPAGDFELPGGGPIHRIVALVKPTEALQPALGTAQLWKLITQLSLNYTSLVSGGPEPLKQLLRLHNVGETAAGEAQISGIVDVRSAPTHARVEGEFGLTFARGHRVEIDFDEEHFAGGGVYLLASVLHHFLALAVSMNSFCAVTARSRQRRGVLAEWAPRAGWKTLL
- the tssA gene encoding type VI secretion system protein TssA, whose product is MPLEAAELLEAIPGENPGGEYLRYDPVYDQIRVARTEEADLPSGEWERERKTADYGLVIRLATQVLRERSKDLQIAAWLAEALLKQEGFGSFAAGLDLIRGLLENFWDHLHPELEDGDAEMRAAPLVWLGGYLGPAVRTMPVVQEGYDMAAYRDSRVVGYEENATTYEARDARNAAIAAGRLTAEEFDAAFAATPKTWYRTLIQGIDQASESLAQLERVSDELFGVDAPNYSSLADALREVRQVASELLDRKLETDPDPVVVEPEVVTEAVVAPLFDAEATGGGTIDAAAGQVASLAASPAMAPVGRAGAEASIAAAARLLRRENPADPGPYLMLRGLRWGELRAGGDGVEPTLLAAPPTELRSRLKALLLEEQWPELLEAAEEVMATPYGRGWLDLQRYVVTATDALGDDHLVVGRLIRGALGQLLADIPELPSLTLADDTPTANAETRAWLRAEGLLPESAPAEEDGPPPPPRRTRFDPLARARELAKAGRHNDAVDLLMREAEQERSQRGRFLRRMEAASILVEAGQPMVALPILEELSETITEHNLETWEEAGIVARALGLLYRANVDIDGDTSSVQHLFVRVCRLDPIQGMQIGRGSPEQ
- the tssE gene encoding type VI secretion system baseplate subunit TssE: MSTGPEPTLRLSVIDRLIQPADWEAGSSWVGSVEALKQSLVRDLEWLLNTRRISEPAPEAYREVQRSVYHFGLPDVSSRSADSPDALQALARDIEECIRLFEPRLADVRVTIHPAEEKGSRLARFVIEALLRMEPNPERVVFDTVLETASGKIFVNGGDGA
- a CDS encoding type VI secretion system tube protein Hcp; its protein translation is MAVDMFLKLGDIQGESKDKTHKDEIDILAWSWGASNAGSFHTGGGGGSGKVNVQDLSFTKYVDLASTEIFLACCNGKHFPEATLVVRKAGETPLEYLTIHMADVLVTSYSTGGSGGEDRLTESVTLNFAKVKMTYKEQAPKGAQAKAPSVSWDIAANAPE
- the tssG gene encoding type VI secretion system baseplate subunit TssG, giving the protein MEDAALARRALEEALREDPSAFGFFQAVRLLEELRPDREPVGHFVDPSREVVRFSAHRSIAFPPGEIHSLDWDDSGPASMRVNFLGLIGPQGVLPHHYTELTIERGRIRESPLGDFLDLFHHRILSLFYRAWKKYRVAVEVGKEGDALREHLLDLVGMGLPATREGLPFEEEALVFYAGLLAAPQRSAVALEQLLEDYFGVPVQVSQFEGGWYPLPEHDLCALSEDGTGPSSCLGRGAVVGDEIWDPQSRVRIRIGPLPFDQYERFLPTGDAYARLRELTRFYGRDEYEFELQLVLAAQEVPGVVLGDDTHRQPLGWATWIRSAEFSRDADDTILKL
- the tssB gene encoding type VI secretion system contractile sheath small subunit, which codes for MAESVNAKLERVRAPRVHIKYEVETGGAIEMKELPFVMGVLGDFTGHPEEPLAKLKERKFVEVTPDNFDDVLKSMRPHLSLTVDNLLSEDADAGKLAVDLRFESLDDFSPERVAQQVEPLRKLLELRQQLADLRGSLQGNEKLEEILQATLASEEDLAKLKAEITPEGGTDGEE
- the tssC gene encoding type VI secretion system contractile sheath large subunit; protein product: MAKSEAELQQATETTELSLLDQIVEQGRFGTEPAARERGRNLIKSFVDEVLKGEIRIAPDTEAMINARIAQLDHLVSIQLNEIMHHPEFQQLEAAWRGLKYLLDNTETSTMLKIKVFNASKKELLRDLQRAPEFDQSALFKKVYEEEFGVFGGAPFGALIGNYEFGKSGQDIELLEKVSQVAAAAHAPFLAGASPSMFNLESFTQLDAPRDLAKVFDTTEYARWKTFRDSEDSRYVGLTAPRMLLREPYGRDTVPVEAFDYDEKVDGTDHDRYLWGNAVWALAARITNSFAKYNWCATIRGVESGGLVEGLPVHNFRTDSGELIMKCPTETPITDRREKELADLGFIPLVHQKGTDKAAFFSVQSCQKPKVYDKPAATANARVSAQLPYIFAVSRFAHYLKAMMRDKIGGYSSRDQMEQFLNNWIGNYVVTNDSASFSVKAEKPLKEARVDVMEIPGKPGAYRAVAFLRPHFQLDELSVSMRLVADLPPPAQA